The sequence CAAGGCCTTtctcccatcctcaaatCCCTCACGAAATCTACAACGAGCGACTCTATCTGGGCCATGTCCTGCTGGCTCATGATAATCAAcgttttcttcttcgactATGGGAGCGGGACAAAAGAAAACCAAAATCTTAGCAACAACACTGGCGCAGGGGCTGTGGCTGCTAAGTTCCCCGCGTCCCTATCCACGAATGCGGCGTTAATGGCCTCCACAGTCCTCGCCTCCAGACTCAAATCGACCACGCACGTGTTCAGCCTAACGCTGTTCTCCATTGAGGTCTTCGGGCTATTTCCCGTGTTCCGACGCCACCTTCGCGCAATTTCCTGGCGCGGCCATGTCCTACTTACCGTATCTCTCGTTATCGCAGCTGGAGCAGCAGTGGGAGTCACCCTGAAGGGAGGCTACAAAGGAATGATATTGGGAATATTGATTGGTGCCCCATCCACTGCGTTAGCCATGGGAGGGTGTAGCTGGTGGTTGATTCGGTTGCAGAAGTATAAGAATGTTGTTGCAGGCCCGTGGGATCAAGCCAAGCCTATTCTGAGAAGGCATTGGGACTGACGCTGTTTGGGCTAATTAATTATAGACGAATGATAATTCATGCAAACCTTGATGTGCCATATCCTTGTCTTTTGCTTCTAGCTTTAGCAGCGCACCCTGAGGCCTTTCCGCGCAGTCTGAGGATGAAGAGCATCCTTTCCAATGGGCTGGACTAGAGGAAATCGCAGAACCTTCCATAGGTCCCGAGGATTTATTGAGCGGGTGCATTCACCACTTGACAAGCGCAGATCGGTAACTAGCCGATAGGGATGAGCTCGTCCTTCATGTGGATAAAAGTGTTCTTCGTTAAGGCTGTCTTCCCGGACCTGGGCAGTCAGCGACCAACACCAGCATACTTCAATACTTTTCTGCGAATAGCCTAGGAACGCGTCCAAGTAGCGATCAAGCCGCGTATGTACTCCGTCAAATGTGGAGAATTTTCCTCGTTTGGCATCTGTCGCGACTTTCAACGGTTTCAAGTGGGTACTAACTGGCGCTCGAGCTCCGGTTTTGTTAAACTCAGGCGCAGATCAGCTGTTCCCCGGTTGATAAGGttgttaactaactaatccCCGAATGAAAGAGCTAGAGGCCTTTGCATCCGCACCGCCACGACAATGGAACGATGCAAAGCTCTTCCCATGGGACGTGCTGGCATTTATGCGCATATGGTTTTCCTGTGGCATTGTTGATGCGACTCGTAAACGGCTGAGCAGCCAGATCCTTCCCGTAGGTATCTCGCCCGCTCTCCCATATTCGTGTCGGCGAGCAGTGGCGGCAAAAACGCCAATGTTGAGAACTGatccaatagagaaggcCATGGAGCTCGATGGATTGAAGTTCAACGGGCCCGATGACGACCACTTGCATTCACGGTTTAAGAGACCACACATGATTTGACATGTCGATATTCGTTCTGGGCGCATGAGGAGAACTGGAGCAGGCAGGCCTTATTATTGGACAACCAGTCTGCGAACTGATGGGCTTGCTGTTTCGAAACCTACCCGCCTCGTCTCACCATCGCGAACATGCGGTGGGCAGGGCGGCTGCGAGCGGTTTTCTGGTGTGGGCCGCAAAACTCGCCAAAAGGAATAGCCCAGCAGCAACCTTCTTCCAACCTCCTCGCGGCGCCGGATGCTCCAGGATGGATGGAAGTACCTACATGCATATGTCTGTCCATCCAGCTCCTGTGCGGTCCAACTGAGTGCTTCAGGGGCGATGTTGATCCTGTCACATCACTGTCCCGTCTTTCCCATCCATTGGAAGCAGCATCGGCTTGGTATTCTACCTCCAAATTTCAAAATTTCGAATCCAAATGTTCAACCGGGTGTGCCAGCCTAAGGATATACAGAAGTGTCGTCAGCTGGTGTCCGGGGTGGAGCCTACTCAAAGTTAGCTCTTGTTGCAGTTGAACATTCCTCGTTTCATCCCAGGCCATGCCGGTCTGGCAGTGCTGCATCTCTGACCTCGTCAGCCGATGGGTCGTCTCACCTATTGGGGGAGAGACAAAAGCATACACGTCATGTACGTGGAAAGAATATTCACCAATCCACTTACTGTTTGGTCCCGACGACCTTCCTGGCCGGTCTATGAAAAGGGCGTCCTGACATTTTCTTAGATTCAGGGACCGTTGTGCAATCATTGGCCCACTACTTCGTAATGATCGCCAGATCCTATCCAGGGCTCAATATTTGGGCTTACGCGACACTTCTTTAGAGCCAAAGAAAACCTCTCAACCATACACTAAAGGTCAACTTTATATATCATGGTAAATCCTGGGGAGGACCCTCCTCCAGGCCAAGTACCTTTCTTTTAGGGACAACCCACCTCTGAACGACTCTTCTTCATCAGGTTATTGCGAGAATACCACACGAAGGTTCTGCCCTCCAGTCCTTCTACCTTTCTTACCACTCTCAACATACTCTCTTTATAATCCCCAAAATGAGAATCTCTGTCTTCGTTGCGGCTGGCTTCGCCGTTGCGACCGCGGCTCGACCTCTGGGTGATGCTATTACCTCCATCATAACCTTATCTGGACTCCCTGGAACGGGTCAAATCGGTAACCCAGGTCAGCAAGAagcaccaccaccaccgctgGTCGAGCTATCTCCAGACCAGCCCGTTTTTCCAACAGGCGCCCTTGGTCCACAACAAACAGGCGCCATTGCTACAGGAATCATTCCTATGGGAACTGCCGCCATCGTACCCAGCGCCACAGCTACCGGCCAGACCGCCTCGGGGGATCCCTTGACATTCCACTTTCCCGCTCTAAAGGCCGCCCACTAACCGGGGCCTCTATTATTCTATTGGCCTAGTTGCAGAAGTCGTTGATGATACTGAGCTCGATAAATCAGCTATCCAATAGACCTCAGCGACAAGGGACAGCACCGTTCGCCCCATAGCCTTGGTCGTCGCAAATTCTCTTTGGCTGGGCCACCTTTGATTCTACTACCTGTTATTATTGAAATTATTTTGGCTCGAATGATATAGACCGTGCTGCCACACTTACTTATTGgctcttttttattatatgATTGGATATAATATATGGATACAATTATACAAATGTTTATAAATATACCAGGTGGATTGCGAGTTGTCGAATTTCTCCAAGGAGTTGCCATGTATAACCCAGTCAATGCCACTCGTTTTCAGTTGTCATATTTTCTTTGCGGCTGGTgtcctttttctttggttttcttttctttttctttttggttttCCTTTCTTTGTATAGGGCAAAACGGTAATTCTACGAGTGACCCTTGTAACTGAGACGCGAGGGACGTAGTACGGTGATATCGGGTTCTCAGGGTTGGCCGTTGAAGAAATCAATTAGTACGCGTTGGTAGGACCTGATATTCTCAGGAATCGGTGCATCCCACGTACAGCTATCGTTATAGAACAAAATGATCCATCAAAGTTAGAGACAATAAACCAGTAAGATTATCTCGAGGGATATGAAGTATATATGTACTGTATATGTAGGTAAGTGTCAAGTATGTACAAGTACAGCACCCGTGACATTATGTACACACCCCTCCGAAGAAAATGTGTATATATCGCCTCAGCAAATTAACAGATTATAACCCCAAGAACAATCCCAACACAGCCGCTCCAGCGGTAATCAGGGCTTTCGCGACCACATCCATACTTCTTACAGTCATCGCACTGCCTTCAAACTCGACGGGGGAACTACCACCCGTGGGTTGGACATTCACATCGGAATCCACCGGGTTGTTGTATTCCAACGTCTTTGTAACCGTTGCCGGCGCCGCTGTAGTAACAGTCACAAAATCTCCGGACTCACTAGGCTTCACGTTCTTAATTGGATTCTCCGGCACTGGGACCACAGTGACAACAGGGCGAGTCTCCGTGCGTGCGGGAAGGAAGGCAGATCTTGTGGGGACCGTGAGTGTGACGGTAGTTGGCGTTGGGGCGCACTGGGGGCACACGGTGACAATTGTTGTCCAGCCATCTGGTGGAGGGGCTGGAGCTCCCGGAATAGGGGGCTGAGTTGGCGTGAGCGAAGCGGTCTCCGGGCAGTAGGTGGTGGTGTATGTTATTGTGACCGTGGTAAAGCCAGTGGGACAGACAGTGACGTAGGATGTGGTGATTATAGTAGTGATTGTGGTGCGGTCTTCTGTTGTGGAGGAAGATGGGGCGAGCGTCAGGGTAGGATTGGGAGGAACCGTGGTGGTCGGGGCTGATACAGGATCAGAAGGTGTTCCCGTTATAATCGTTGTTGGCGTTTGAGAAGGCAATTCAGTTGAGATGGTATCTACTGGAACAGACTTGGTTGAAAATGTCTCTGATGGCGAACCTTGACTTCTTGTTGTGATACTTTCGGTGGAAGGCGATCTTGTAGAGACTGTCATTGATTGAGAATCTGAATTCTGACTTCTCGTTATTACAGTCTCGGTGGAAGCCGATCTCGTAGAGACAGGCATTGATGTTGAATGTTCACTTGTCGTACCAGTCTCAGTTGGTGCAGACTTCGTTGAAATTGTTGTAGACGATGAATGCTGACTTCTTGTTGATACAGTCTCAGCGGAGGAAGACCTTGTAGAGAGAGTAATTGACGGTGAACCCTGACTTTTTGTTGTTGCAGTCTCAGTTTCAGTCTCAGGAGATCTCGTAGAGATGGTCGTTGAGGGTAAATCCTGACTCCTAGTTGTGACAGTGCCAGTGGGCGCAGACTTCGTCGAAATTGTCGTGGATGGTGAATCCTGGCTGCTTGTACTAGTTTCAGTGGAGGCCGACCATGTGGAGATTGTGGTTGATGGTGGCTCTTGACTTCTTGTCGTCACAGTCTCAGTGGAAGCTGACCTTGTGGAGATTGTGGTTGATGGTGGCTCTTGACTTCTCGTTGTTACAGGCTCAGTGGAAGCTGACCTTGTGGAGATTGTTGTTGATGGTGGCTCTTGACTTCTCGTTGTGACAGTCTCAATGGAAGTTGAACCAGTAGAGGTTGTCTGCATTGTTGAACTTGGCGACACAGTACTCGGACTGCTCGGGGTCGTAGAAGCCGACAAAGTCTTGGTTTCCATAGTAGTGCTTTGAGATGAAGTCTGGGTTGAAGTCGAGGCAGATGTGGTACTTGTAACAGTACTGGTAGGGGGATCCGGATCGCATCGCAACAGCACTTCCTTCATTATATCGGCGTATGGAAGTCCGCCAAGCTTATTGTTCTCCGATGCAGTTGCTTCCCACACCATCATACCACCAAAAGTACTTGGATATTTCGCCATGTACGTGCTGACGattttgg is a genomic window of Coccidioides posadasii str. Silveira chromosome 3, complete sequence containing:
- the CTS2 gene encoding Glycoside hydrolase 18 protein (CAZy:GH18~SECRETED:SignalP(1-22)~EggNog:ENOG410PIRU~COG:G~TransMembrane:1 (n7-18c22/23o836-854i)), with the protein product MGPTNILAAFIAVSSLFIQSLALNPYAKSNLAVYWGQGAGQNRLSYFCEKTSFDIIVVGFINVFPDQGPAGWPGSNFGNQCADSYYYTKNGTKTKLLDGCYQIKEDLPKCKALGKTILLSLGGGAVHDFYEVKSEESALNFADFLWGAFGPLIPDWTGPRPFGEASVDGFDFDIEKGSNFGYSIMVRRLRELFLQDPLNRYYISAAPQCIMPDKYLSHAISNSAFDFIFIQFYNNPSCSAKRWVTNPKSVTYTVDDWVKYIRKSGNPLAKLFIGLPASKSAAAKEDYLTPGEATKIVSTYMAKYPSTFGGMMVWEATASENNKLGGLPYADIMKEVLLRCDPDPPTSTVTSTTSASTSTQTSSQSTTMETKTLSASTTPSSPSTVSPSSTMQTTSTGSTSIETVTTRSQEPPSTTISTRSASTEPVTTRSQEPPSTTISTRSASTETVTTRSQEPPSTTISTWSASTETSTSSQDSPSTTISTKSAPTGTVTTRSQDLPSTTISTRSPETETETATTKSQGSPSITLSTRSSSAETVSTRSQHSSSTTISTKSAPTETGTTSEHSTSMPVSTRSASTETVITRSQNSDSQSMTVSTRSPSTESITTRSQGSPSETFSTKSVPVDTISTELPSQTPTTIITGTPSDPVSAPTTTVPPNPTLTLAPSSSTTEDRTTITTIITTSYVTVCPTGFTTVTITYTTTYCPETASLTPTQPPIPGAPAPPPDGWTTIVTVCPQCAPTPTTVTLTVPTRSAFLPARTETRPVVTVVPVPENPIKNVKPSESGDFVTVTTAAPATVTKTLEYNNPVDSDVNVQPTGGSSPVEFEGSAMTVRSMDVVAKALITAGAAVLGLFLGL
- a CDS encoding uncharacterized protein (SECRETED:SignalP(1-16)), translating into MRISVFVAAGFAVATAARPLGDAITSIITLSGLPGTGQIGNPGQQEAPPPPLVELSPDQPVFPTGALGPQQTGAIATGIIPMGTAAIVPSATATGQTASGDPLTFHFPALKAAH